The following is a genomic window from Janibacter sp. DB-40.
TACGCCGTCGACGGAGGGCGGTACCTGCCCGAGCGCGAGCTCGACCACCTGCCCGGGTACGCGAACTCGCGCCCGGTGCGCGTGGGCAACGGCGCGGTCGACCAGAAGCAGACGGACGTGCTCGGCGAGGTGATGATCGCCCTCGAGGACGCCCGGGCACAGGGTCTTCAGGAGTCCGACCAGTCCTGGGCGATCCAGCGGGCCCTCGTCAACAACCTCGCCGAGCACTGGGACCAGGCCGACCACGGGCTGTGGGAGATCCGCGGCCCCCGGCGTCACTTCACCCACTCGCGGGTCATGGTCTGGGCGGCATTCGACCGGGCGATCCGCGCCGTGGAGGTCCACGGCTACGAGGGCGACCTCGAGCTGTGGCGCGACCTGCGCGAGCGGGTGCGCGCCGACGTCCTCGACCGCGGCTGGAACGAGGAGAAGCAGACCTTCACCCAGCACTACGACACGGACGAGGTGGACGCGTCCCTGCTGCTGATCCCCATGGTGGGATTCCTCCCGCCGGAGGACCCCCGGGTGCTCGGGACGATCGCGGCGATCGAACGCGACCTCATGCGCGACGGCTTCCTGCTGCGGTACCGCACGGAGAGCGGGATCGACGGCCTCGCCGGCGACGAGCACCCCTTTCTCGCCTGCTCCTGGTGGCTGGTGAGTGCCTACGCCCTCACCGGTCAGAGGGAGAAGGGCCATGCGCTGATGCGGCGCCTGGTGGCCCTGCTCAACGACGTCGGCCTCATCGCCGAGGAGTACGACGTGCACGCCGACCACCAGGTCGGCAACTTCCCGCAGGCGTTCAGCCACCTGACCCTCATCGGCGCCGCCTACGCCCTGCGGGACGCCGACGCCGCCGTCGACCGCGGCGCCGAACCCGATACCGACACGATCGCCACCCCCATCCATCCCGTGGAGGACGACTGACATGAGCACCACCTACGACCCCGACGTCCAGCCCGGAGGCCCGGTCGCGGTACGCACGCTTCCGGGGCTGACGATCCGCAAGATGTCCGTCTCGCAGATGCACAACAACGTCTACCTGCTCACCTGCGCCGGTACGGGCGAGCAGCTGCTCATCGACGCCGCCGACGAGGCCGACCGGATCAACGAGCTCGTCGCCTCCGGAGGCAGCGGGCTCGACCACCTCGTGACGACGCACCAGCACTGGGACCACGTCCGTGCCCTCGCCGAGATCAGCCGCGACCACACCCCGGAGATGTACGCCGGGGAGGACGACGCGC
Proteins encoded in this region:
- a CDS encoding glycoside hydrolase family 15 protein is translated as MSTPIEEYAVVGDTETAALISRGGSVDWLCLPRFDSPSSFTALLGTPDHGRWLIAPVDEATSTRSYRDDTFILETIHRTGTGAVKVIDLMPLGDGRADLIRVVEGLEGEVEMEHEWIVRPNYGRTRPWVAHSPGHVRDHDVITAIAGNDMLVLRGSRLPHADHGHHYDRWTVRAGEHYNFSTTWFASHKPIPPPLDISARIRVTYQTSMEWASQCTYEGPYRDEVVRSLLTLRLLTDTRRGGIVAAPTTSLPEDFGGVRNWDYRYCWLRDASLTLESLLKSGYVGATRLWRDWLVRAIAGDPEDMQIMYAVDGGRYLPERELDHLPGYANSRPVRVGNGAVDQKQTDVLGEVMIALEDARAQGLQESDQSWAIQRALVNNLAEHWDQADHGLWEIRGPRRHFTHSRVMVWAAFDRAIRAVEVHGYEGDLELWRDLRERVRADVLDRGWNEEKQTFTQHYDTDEVDASLLLIPMVGFLPPEDPRVLGTIAAIERDLMRDGFLLRYRTESGIDGLAGDEHPFLACSWWLVSAYALTGQREKGHALMRRLVALLNDVGLIAEEYDVHADHQVGNFPQAFSHLTLIGAAYALRDADAAVDRGAEPDTDTIATPIHPVEDD